A stretch of Paenibacillus peoriae DNA encodes these proteins:
- a CDS encoding non-ribosomal peptide synthetase, with protein sequence MESANTSNQSSSDRPRRYLPLFSQQKGNAGLPEGDDQALYKIRLGTRQVKTIMGFVQHHQLGMPSFITAIWSVLLSHYSNQYALPVLYSVVSDKEGKECRLDYPLLIHIQKEDHLLSLIQRIQMEWNKQHSSDELREDFSQQTKVDPPSGAGKDFFNVCIAEIYGDFPSPSLNAEKSPPLYGIDQPEIALCYRYDPDILECAIQYDGSRFGKMQIARFAGHFKTLLANALLLPEKTVLFHPMLTTRERRQMQQWNDTEQAYPLDKTVVQLIEEQASRTPDAIALEFGEQKLTYYELNHRANQISRMILESYSIQGHGVLPTGTLIAIVLDRSADVIPSMFGVMKAGAAYLPIDPQYPGERLRFILEDAQAQMIITHSQLVSRLNPYISQMGRGAYSLICVDECLVQQDYYPYENLKIKVTQNDLAYVIYTSGSTGKPKGTLIEHAGLVTLIPYLVEKFGITSDSRVMQFASISFDASVYEWIGTLSVGGTVVVLSDEELPPYADISDILEEKNIHVAMLTPSVLRTMKHRELPRLRTIVSAGEPCTPDIVDYWGRGRRFVNAYGPTEVTIICSTSVCRPGKEITIGKPVYNKRLFVLNPFGSPVPVGVPGELWVGGIGLARGYLNREELTQEQFVHKEVVISSEYPPHSERLYKTGDIVKWTPDGELVFIGRSDEQIKIRGYRIELGEIEHQLRQHPDIGQCVVQAWKDGAYHKLVAYYTAVEELKEADLTQHLNSVLPAYMVPSYFCYLESVPVNTNGKVDRGALPDPRGTLFNQADEIVEADEDGFEKRLLWIWRQILKRGDIGVNDHFYAVGGDSILAIQVVSMARDHGIMLTPRQVAEYPTIQKLAAVVTWTDNDQKEDLSIDLTGEFGLTPIQHWFFEQQFVEPHIFNQSQLFVLRDCDPVKLETAINQLIRLHPELSMEIVVKEHAYSQRYRKDASIQLASYTLQQVDYPESEISSICDTWNRQLNYETGAMMYAGVIQGHPDGKARLFMTIHHLVIDGVSWRILAQELYQLYQGTALPPVLNPYKKWHSALMSYSRHKDTLRHIEYWKKVQHQTTAFVLPVDHYPDRKKSSESSELVTMLTPDDTELLLHHCSQAYHTEINDLLLTAWSLALSAWSGQKTISFRLEGHGREHFVSDIDLTRTIGWFTSMFPVCVQITDSSPLGATIKSVKEQLRCIPHRGMSYGALRYCHPNTEVRSELSASEPQALFNYLGQFDQGNASELNQWLGFTSDAAQDYSSPLNHGTSLLELNCSIVHSKLHLFMKYSKRHYEETTITQLLDTFITRVLAIIEHCSRTEHQEFTPSDFPSVSLEQHSLDEIVKTYHWQYGLDKMMYLSPLQEGLLFHYLDHPSSDQYFVQVSWKYHGRLEVDRYREVWNSIISENDSLRTCYIWEALDKPIQCIIRNAEWDWTFLDFEVEQPEQQQECIERWMTMDRNRRFDLSQPAFRITLIQTASNEWTMIWSYHHILLDGWSLPLLINRVHELYACSLQNRMPQRSLTRSYETYIRWLNNKDRTEAELFWKAYLADVTEPTQLPIEKGILPEAHQPIENQQIETLCIDPRRTKRIADFVKQAQVSLNTLVQFAWGKVLQVYQDADTTIFGMVVSGRGSDLAKADQITGMLINTLPLVMHWNVEQTITEYVQKLHQTIQKLNDYSYVSLNELKSWTGIQGHVMFYSIVAFENYLNDYRQPENELKMSAMEEREKTNYPMTITVANDGEQITIKFMYDADRLNQETVCRLAEHLLNTLEYVLEYPNYNVRDVCFMNKDEYERIVYDWNNTYTAYPRECSIIDLFQEQVELRSSQPAVIAHNQVMSYHTLNLMSQYVAKMLTDDADDNNHGKFIGVYLPRSLEFIVSILAIMKAGYAYVPIDPDFPAARTRELIKDAGLDTIITSQEGAERISEACKGIRLTLMDTKYFDQNGVVEPEEKENMIAPNDLAYLMYTSGSTGKPKGVMVEHRNVIRLVKNTCYFPFSSDIRLLYTGSPVFDASTFEIWGTLLNGGQLFVVSKDDLLNIHVLEQRMKEWRINTLWLSSALCNHWIEENEKIFARLQWLLIGGEVLSVKHINRIRLANPELSILNVYGPTENTTFSTSYRIEKPFEQNIPIGKPISNSTCYILDKRGRVQPVGAIGELYMGGDGVARGYWQQNQMTQQAFSPNPYRSAKDGERGTNSILYRTGDRARWLPDGNIEYIGRADDQVKLRGYRIELGEVEFRLSSYPVVKECLAFVREVHGDLRMIAYYTAEEEQRVEQLHTFMAEGLPSYMLPFRYVWLKSFPLTATGKIDRKNLPLLEIHSSDKEANAGPKTELEQTIEAVWCTVLKLDYIGKAEDFHTLGGHSLHALRIASLLQKSGYPVTVNQIFREQTIERLALSLINAMLDTATDLCPNVDIPYIQSIRKEYPDDGFPLSAVQKRFFQRDLVNYNMFNVPYLARLKNYIPTELLNASIEPLLKKHATLRLSFAQLDDEWYQFEQTISAGQVVSYVDLHMVSGSHDAYISEYCSKVQHEFDIKEGPLWKVVLFDHYCEKRQQVILLLFHHLIFDGISINIFLEELRHLLLPGKRSDLALHAEEKESSYRDWCIALSQYAAKGPFPKASTFWSKVVEGGQSLQVDRESEIQPLHRHMRTITYDLLEGEEHILLLKALAMKHHTTPLSILLTALSQACFQLKKQSDLLLHVMSYQRESFLPGIMIDRTIGFFAGAYPLRIQIPEGELLGNWETALRHVTHTLRHIPSEGLDYFILRHMIQGIYLDKEPLRDGTHMLFHYQSEEMNGIADDLFEPLPISYGNTNAADNPSAYKLNMTADLRCDRLSLTCYYSSLHYKDQTIAELIRLISRHLCQSISVRPYTMIAEGSFRL encoded by the coding sequence ATGGAATCAGCTAATACATCTAATCAGAGTAGTTCTGATAGGCCGCGACGTTACTTGCCTTTATTTTCTCAGCAAAAAGGAAATGCCGGATTGCCCGAAGGCGATGATCAAGCACTTTACAAGATTCGTTTGGGGACAAGACAGGTCAAAACGATTATGGGTTTTGTACAGCATCATCAGTTGGGTATGCCTTCTTTTATAACAGCCATATGGTCCGTACTGCTATCCCATTACTCCAATCAATACGCTCTGCCTGTTTTATATTCCGTGGTATCAGACAAGGAAGGGAAAGAATGTCGTCTGGATTATCCATTACTCATTCATATACAGAAGGAAGATCATCTTCTCTCTTTGATACAAAGGATACAAATGGAATGGAACAAACAACATAGTAGCGACGAATTGAGAGAGGATTTTTCGCAGCAAACTAAAGTTGATCCTCCATCAGGGGCAGGGAAGGATTTCTTCAATGTGTGTATCGCAGAGATTTATGGTGACTTTCCTTCTCCAAGTTTAAATGCGGAAAAGTCCCCTCCCCTTTACGGTATAGATCAGCCAGAAATCGCGCTCTGCTACCGGTATGACCCGGATATATTGGAGTGCGCAATACAGTATGATGGCAGCCGTTTCGGAAAAATGCAGATCGCTAGATTCGCAGGCCATTTCAAAACACTGCTGGCAAATGCACTCCTTCTTCCGGAGAAGACGGTACTATTTCACCCCATGCTGACCACAAGAGAACGCAGACAGATGCAACAATGGAATGATACGGAACAAGCCTATCCTTTGGATAAAACTGTGGTTCAATTGATCGAGGAGCAGGCTAGCCGAACACCCGATGCAATCGCTTTAGAGTTTGGAGAGCAGAAGCTGACCTACTATGAGTTAAATCACCGGGCAAATCAAATCAGCCGCATGATTTTAGAGTCGTATTCGATACAGGGGCATGGCGTTCTGCCGACCGGCACGCTGATTGCCATCGTCTTGGATAGAAGCGCAGATGTGATCCCGTCGATGTTTGGAGTTATGAAAGCGGGCGCTGCTTATCTTCCGATCGATCCCCAATATCCTGGGGAACGGCTGCGATTTATTTTAGAAGATGCACAGGCCCAAATGATTATAACGCACAGCCAATTAGTAAGTAGGCTAAATCCATATATTTCTCAAATGGGTAGGGGAGCATATTCGCTGATTTGTGTGGATGAATGCTTGGTGCAGCAGGACTACTATCCCTACGAAAACTTGAAGATCAAGGTTACACAGAATGATCTCGCTTATGTCATCTACACATCCGGTTCTACTGGAAAACCGAAGGGAACCCTTATTGAACACGCGGGTCTGGTTACGTTGATCCCTTATCTTGTTGAAAAGTTTGGAATCACCTCAGATTCAAGAGTCATGCAATTCGCCTCCATTAGTTTCGACGCTTCAGTCTATGAATGGATCGGCACGCTATCAGTAGGCGGAACAGTGGTTGTTCTGTCAGACGAGGAACTGCCTCCTTATGCAGACATTTCAGATATTCTTGAAGAGAAAAATATCCACGTTGCGATGCTAACGCCATCTGTGCTGCGAACGATGAAACATAGAGAACTGCCAAGGTTGCGGACAATTGTATCTGCTGGAGAACCCTGTACGCCTGATATTGTGGACTATTGGGGAAGAGGAAGACGATTCGTGAACGCTTACGGGCCGACCGAAGTGACGATTATTTGTTCTACTTCCGTCTGCAGACCGGGAAAAGAAATTACAATCGGCAAACCCGTCTATAACAAACGTTTATTCGTTTTGAATCCATTCGGCAGTCCTGTGCCTGTCGGCGTTCCCGGTGAATTATGGGTGGGCGGCATAGGGCTTGCCAGAGGATATTTGAATCGTGAAGAACTGACTCAGGAACAGTTCGTTCACAAAGAGGTTGTAATTAGCAGTGAATATCCGCCACACAGTGAGCGGCTATATAAAACCGGGGACATTGTGAAATGGACGCCGGATGGTGAATTGGTTTTTATCGGCCGTAGTGATGAACAAATTAAAATCAGAGGGTATCGTATCGAGCTAGGTGAAATAGAACATCAGCTCCGCCAACATCCTGACATCGGTCAATGTGTCGTTCAAGCCTGGAAGGACGGGGCCTACCATAAACTGGTGGCCTATTATACTGCTGTAGAAGAGCTGAAAGAGGCCGATCTGACACAGCACTTAAACTCTGTATTACCAGCTTATATGGTTCCTTCATATTTTTGTTATCTGGAGTCAGTTCCAGTAAATACAAACGGTAAAGTCGACCGTGGAGCTCTCCCTGATCCGAGGGGTACCTTATTTAATCAAGCTGATGAAATTGTGGAAGCAGACGAGGACGGTTTCGAAAAGCGCTTGCTTTGGATTTGGCGGCAGATTTTAAAAAGAGGAGATATCGGGGTTAACGACCATTTTTACGCGGTTGGGGGAGACTCAATTCTTGCCATTCAGGTCGTATCTATGGCCAGGGATCATGGTATCATGCTTACTCCAAGACAAGTTGCGGAGTATCCAACCATTCAGAAATTAGCTGCTGTGGTTACTTGGACAGACAATGATCAAAAGGAAGATCTCAGCATTGACTTGACAGGCGAATTTGGTTTGACACCGATCCAGCACTGGTTTTTCGAGCAACAGTTTGTAGAGCCGCATATATTCAACCAATCCCAGCTGTTTGTACTCCGTGATTGTGATCCTGTGAAGCTGGAAACCGCCATTAATCAATTGATTCGATTACATCCAGAGCTGTCGATGGAGATCGTAGTCAAGGAACATGCGTATTCGCAGCGCTACCGAAAGGATGCTTCCATTCAACTGGCTAGCTACACCCTTCAACAAGTCGATTATCCCGAATCCGAAATTTCAAGCATATGTGATACGTGGAACAGACAATTGAATTATGAGACGGGCGCCATGATGTATGCAGGAGTAATTCAAGGCCACCCTGACGGTAAAGCCCGTCTGTTTATGACTATACATCATCTGGTCATTGATGGAGTGTCTTGGAGAATATTGGCTCAGGAATTGTATCAATTGTATCAGGGTACAGCGTTGCCTCCCGTTTTAAATCCATACAAGAAGTGGCATTCTGCATTGATGAGTTATTCTAGACATAAAGATACTTTACGTCATATTGAATATTGGAAAAAAGTACAGCATCAAACTACAGCATTTGTACTGCCAGTAGACCATTACCCGGATCGTAAAAAGAGCAGTGAGTCTTCGGAATTAGTTACAATGCTTACTCCTGACGATACGGAACTGCTTTTGCACCATTGCTCTCAGGCTTATCATACCGAGATTAACGACCTGCTACTTACAGCCTGGTCCCTGGCGCTCTCCGCTTGGTCTGGGCAGAAGACGATTTCGTTTCGCTTAGAAGGCCATGGACGTGAGCACTTTGTATCCGATATAGATCTGACAAGAACCATCGGTTGGTTTACCTCCATGTTTCCGGTATGCGTTCAGATTACGGACAGTTCCCCCTTGGGAGCGACGATTAAATCTGTCAAAGAGCAGTTGCGTTGTATTCCTCACCGCGGCATGTCATATGGCGCTTTGAGATACTGCCATCCGAATACAGAAGTCCGTTCCGAGTTATCAGCTTCTGAACCTCAGGCTCTTTTCAATTACTTGGGCCAGTTTGATCAGGGGAATGCGAGCGAATTAAACCAGTGGTTAGGGTTTACAAGTGACGCAGCACAGGATTATAGCTCGCCGCTTAATCATGGAACAAGCCTATTGGAACTCAACTGTTCCATTGTTCATAGCAAGCTGCATTTGTTTATGAAATATAGCAAACGTCACTATGAAGAAACCACCATTACTCAGTTGTTAGATACTTTTATAACACGTGTGCTTGCTATTATCGAACATTGTAGCCGGACTGAACACCAAGAGTTCACACCTAGTGATTTTCCATCCGTGTCACTGGAACAACATTCGCTTGACGAGATCGTAAAGACATATCATTGGCAATATGGTTTGGATAAAATGATGTACCTAAGTCCCTTACAAGAAGGACTGCTGTTCCATTATTTAGATCATCCTAGTTCCGATCAATACTTTGTGCAGGTTAGTTGGAAATATCATGGTAGGCTAGAGGTTGACCGTTACCGGGAAGTCTGGAACAGCATTATTTCTGAAAATGATAGCTTGCGGACTTGCTACATTTGGGAGGCGTTGGACAAGCCCATACAATGTATTATCCGAAATGCAGAATGGGATTGGACATTTTTGGATTTTGAAGTAGAGCAACCAGAGCAGCAACAAGAGTGTATCGAACGCTGGATGACAATGGATCGTAATCGCCGTTTTGATCTGAGTCAGCCTGCATTCCGCATAACACTGATTCAGACTGCTTCAAACGAATGGACGATGATCTGGAGCTACCACCATATTTTGCTGGACGGTTGGAGCCTGCCGCTACTAATAAATCGAGTTCATGAGCTCTATGCTTGTAGCCTGCAAAACCGGATGCCACAGCGCAGCTTGACCCGTTCTTATGAAACTTATATTCGTTGGTTAAACAATAAGGATCGCACAGAGGCCGAGTTATTCTGGAAGGCATATTTAGCCGACGTAACGGAGCCAACCCAACTACCGATAGAGAAGGGCATACTTCCCGAGGCACATCAACCGATTGAGAACCAGCAGATCGAGACTCTTTGTATTGATCCGAGACGAACCAAGCGGATCGCTGATTTTGTTAAGCAAGCGCAAGTTTCGCTAAATACGTTGGTGCAGTTTGCATGGGGTAAAGTGCTACAAGTCTATCAAGATGCGGATACAACCATATTTGGTATGGTCGTTTCCGGAAGGGGATCGGATCTTGCAAAAGCGGATCAGATCACAGGTATGCTGATTAATACGCTGCCTTTGGTCATGCACTGGAATGTCGAGCAAACCATCACTGAATATGTACAAAAGCTGCACCAAACCATTCAGAAACTAAATGACTACAGCTATGTGAGTCTGAATGAACTGAAGAGCTGGACTGGTATTCAAGGACATGTCATGTTTTACAGCATCGTAGCATTCGAAAATTATTTGAACGACTATCGGCAACCAGAAAATGAATTGAAGATGTCAGCTATGGAGGAACGAGAGAAAACGAATTATCCAATGACGATCACCGTTGCCAATGACGGGGAACAGATCACCATCAAGTTTATGTATGATGCAGATCGATTGAACCAAGAAACGGTTTGTCGACTAGCAGAGCATCTGCTAAATACGCTGGAATATGTGCTGGAATACCCGAATTACAACGTCAGAGACGTTTGCTTCATGAACAAGGATGAATATGAACGAATCGTCTACGACTGGAACAATACGTATACAGCATATCCCAGAGAGTGTTCAATTATTGATCTATTCCAAGAGCAAGTGGAGCTGCGGTCTTCACAGCCTGCAGTAATTGCGCACAATCAGGTTATGTCCTACCACACCCTAAACCTCATGTCCCAGTACGTTGCCAAGATGTTAACGGATGATGCTGATGATAACAATCATGGAAAGTTTATTGGAGTTTACTTGCCGCGCTCTCTTGAATTCATTGTCTCCATCCTGGCGATCATGAAAGCGGGATATGCCTATGTTCCCATTGACCCCGATTTTCCGGCAGCAAGAACCCGCGAATTAATCAAGGACGCTGGACTGGACACCATTATCACTTCACAGGAAGGAGCGGAACGTATCTCGGAAGCCTGTAAGGGAATCCGTTTAACACTGATGGATACAAAGTATTTTGACCAAAATGGAGTTGTGGAACCAGAAGAGAAGGAGAACATGATTGCTCCCAATGACCTTGCTTATCTAATGTATACATCCGGATCGACGGGAAAACCGAAAGGCGTTATGGTGGAACATCGCAATGTCATTCGCTTGGTCAAAAACACCTGTTATTTTCCGTTTTCTTCTGATATCAGATTGCTCTATACAGGTTCGCCTGTTTTTGACGCTTCTACGTTTGAAATTTGGGGGACGCTGCTGAATGGAGGACAGCTGTTTGTAGTTTCAAAAGATGATCTTCTAAATATACATGTGCTGGAGCAGCGGATGAAGGAGTGGAGAATTAATACACTATGGCTAAGTTCTGCACTGTGTAATCACTGGATTGAAGAAAATGAAAAGATATTTGCTAGACTCCAATGGTTGCTCATAGGTGGGGAAGTTTTGTCGGTTAAGCATATCAATCGTATCCGTCTTGCCAATCCGGAACTTTCGATTCTCAATGTATACGGTCCTACGGAGAACACCACCTTTTCGACGAGCTACCGGATCGAAAAGCCTTTTGAGCAGAATATCCCTATTGGCAAGCCCATTAGTAATTCAACTTGTTATATTCTGGACAAACGGGGCCGTGTTCAGCCTGTCGGAGCAATCGGGGAATTATACATGGGAGGAGACGGGGTTGCAAGGGGTTATTGGCAGCAAAACCAAATGACACAGCAGGCGTTTTCGCCGAATCCATATCGTTCTGCCAAAGATGGTGAAAGAGGTACGAATTCAATTCTATACCGTACGGGAGATCGGGCAAGATGGCTGCCGGACGGGAATATCGAGTATATCGGACGGGCTGACGATCAGGTAAAACTTCGCGGCTATCGAATCGAACTCGGAGAAGTCGAGTTCCGTCTTAGCAGCTATCCTGTAGTGAAAGAATGTCTGGCCTTTGTCCGGGAGGTTCATGGCGATTTGCGGATGATCGCTTACTATACAGCGGAAGAGGAGCAACGAGTGGAGCAGCTTCATACTTTTATGGCCGAAGGTCTTCCTTCTTATATGTTACCGTTTCGTTACGTTTGGCTGAAATCGTTCCCATTAACGGCTACCGGGAAAATCGATCGCAAAAATCTTCCTTTACTTGAAATCCATAGCAGCGATAAGGAAGCAAATGCTGGACCGAAGACTGAACTGGAGCAAACCATAGAAGCAGTTTGGTGCACGGTTCTGAAGCTTGATTACATTGGCAAGGCTGAAGATTTTCATACGTTGGGAGGACATTCGCTCCATGCACTACGCATAGCCAGCCTGTTGCAAAAAAGCGGATATCCGGTTACGGTCAACCAAATATTTCGCGAACAGACGATCGAACGTTTGGCCCTCTCATTGATCAATGCAATGCTGGATACAGCAACTGACCTTTGTCCGAACGTGGATATCCCATATATTCAGTCTATAAGAAAAGAATACCCGGATGACGGATTTCCGCTGTCTGCTGTACAAAAACGTTTTTTCCAAAGAGATCTCGTGAATTATAACATGTTTAATGTACCTTACTTGGCTCGGCTCAAGAATTACATTCCTACAGAATTGCTGAACGCGTCGATTGAACCACTATTGAAGAAACATGCGACGTTGCGGCTGTCGTTTGCTCAACTGGATGATGAATGGTATCAGTTTGAGCAGACAATAAGTGCAGGACAGGTAGTTTCTTACGTAGATTTGCACATGGTCTCGGGATCACATGACGCCTACATTTCGGAATACTGCTCGAAAGTGCAGCATGAATTCGATATCAAGGAAGGACCTTTATGGAAAGTTGTGTTGTTTGACCATTATTGCGAAAAGAGACAACAGGTGATATTACTTCTGTTCCATCATTTAATTTTTGACGGGATTTCCATAAACATTTTTTTAGAAGAGTTGAGACATCTTCTCTTGCCGGGAAAAAGGAGTGATTTGGCGTTACATGCGGAGGAGAAGGAAAGCAGTTATCGGGATTGGTGCATAGCGTTGTCGCAATATGCGGCAAAGGGCCCTTTTCCTAAAGCATCCACTTTCTGGAGTAAGGTTGTGGAAGGCGGCCAATCTTTACAGGTTGACAGGGAATCGGAGATACAGCCTCTTCACCGACACATGAGAACTATAACGTATGATTTACTTGAAGGAGAGGAGCATATTCTTCTTCTAAAAGCATTGGCTATGAAGCATCATACTACTCCACTGAGCATCTTACTGACGGCGTTGTCACAAGCTTGTTTCCAATTGAAAAAGCAATCGGATTTGCTGCTGCATGTGATGTCTTATCAACGTGAGTCTTTTTTGCCGGGTATTATGATTGATCGTACTATCGGTTTTTTTGCCGGTGCATACCCCCTTCGAATTCAGATCCCAGAAGGAGAACTATTGGGGAATTGGGAAACGGCACTGAGACATGTCACACATACGTTGCGGCATATTCCATCTGAAGGCTTGGATTATTTTATTTTACGACATATGATACAGGGAATTTATCTAGATAAGGAACCACTAAGGGACGGAACACACATGCTTTTCCATTACCAATCAGAGGAAATGAACGGGATAGCTGATGATTTGTTTGAGCCTTTACCCATATCTTACGGAAATACGAACGCGGCGGACAATCCCTCTGCTTACAAGTTAAATATGACGGCAGATCTTAGATGCGACAGATTAAGTTTAACCTGCTATTATAGTTCACTGCATTATAAGGATCAGACGATCGCTGAGCTAATACGCCTCATATCCAGACATCTGTGCCAAAGCATCAGTGTTCGCCCATATACCATGATAGCGGAGGGGAGCTTCAGATTATGA